A single region of the Acidimicrobiales bacterium genome encodes:
- a CDS encoding 50S ribosomal protein L7/L12: MATKEEILDGIANMSVLELSELLKEFEERFGVSAA, from the coding sequence GTGGCAACCAAGGAAGAGATCCTCGACGGGATCGCGAACATGTCGGTGCTCGAGCTGAGCGAGCTGCTCAAGGAGTTCGAGGAGCGCTTCGGGGTCAGTGCCGCG